In Quercus robur chromosome 11, dhQueRobu3.1, whole genome shotgun sequence, the following proteins share a genomic window:
- the LOC126704973 gene encoding uncharacterized protein LOC126704973, which yields MNLVDEFCTANEPKEEPVADVAPTVSWQPPSDGCYKVNTDGVVFSNSKQAEAGVIIRDGAGEVVAALSKKWNYPLGAIEAEAKAVEADIIFAHDVGIRDAEVETDSLEIFNAMRGHSAPPSSVVNVVTGILNQASLFRKWKFTHIKRQGNVPAHVLAQHAKNVEDYLAWVKDLAQLFIFL from the coding sequence ATGAACTTGGTGGATGAGTTTTGCACGGCAAATGAACCAAAAGAAGAACCAGTGGCTGACGTTGCACCAACGGTTTCATGGCAACCTCCAAGCGATGGATGCTACAAAGTCAACACGGATGGGGTGGTCTTCTCAAACAGTAAACAAGCAGAGGCAGGTGTCATTATCAGGGATGGAGCTGGGGAAGTTGTTGCTGCCTTAAGCAAGAAATGGAATTATCCTTTGGGTGCTATAGAAGCGGAAGCGAAAGCAGTGGAAGCCGATATCATCTTTGCTCATGACGTGGGAATTCGAGATGCTGAAGTTGAGACCGACTCGTTGGAGATTTTTAATGCAATGCGAGGCCACTCAGCTCCGCCGTCATCGGTGGTGAACGTGGTAACCGGAATTCTGAACCAAGCCTCTTTATTCAGAAAGTGGAAGTTTACTCACATTAAAAGACAGGGAAATGTCCCTGCTCATGTCTTAGCCCAACATGCCAAGAATGTTGAGGATTATTTAGCCTGGGTGAAGGATTTAGCCcaactattcatttttttataa
- the LOC126705895 gene encoding uncharacterized protein LOC126705895 produces MERKQGFFSALKEEVVRGLSPSRSRANSPARTGSPTIMSGLLRRKKSHHAAQHEAALVARSGSLRPLGETLTPLMEGPDQDGAEIGESKRSGSGLGQWMKGQLGRTPSVTASSMGYNNNNSNSSNRRSDLRILLGVMGAPLAPLHVSTTDPLPHLSIKDTPIETSSAQYILQQYTAASGGQKLQNSIKNAYAMGKLRMVASEFETATKVMKNRNPSRCAESGGFVLWQMNPDMWYVELAVGGSKVHAGCNGKLVWRHTPWLGAHTAKGPVRPLRRALQGLDPRTTAGMFADARCIGEKKINSEDCFILKLCADPQTLKGRSEGPAEIIRHVLFGYFSQKTGLLVYMEDSHLTRIQSNGGDSVYWETTINSFLDDYRSVEGIMIAHSGRSVVTLFRFGEMAMSHTKTRMEEAWTIEEVAFNVPGLSVDCFIPPADLRSGSIGETCELPHDERGKGAIALAAHRAKVAALEKEHDGSIDNMIWKMEV; encoded by the exons ATGGAGAGAAAGCAAGGCTTCTTCTCGGCACTAAAAGAAGAAGTAGTCCGAGGACTCTCACCGTCCCGGTCACGTGCCAACAGCCCGGCTAGAACCGGGTCACCCACGATAATGTCCGGTTTACTCCGGCGAAAGAAGAGCCACCACGCGGCCCAACATGAGGCGGCGTTGGTAGCGAGATCCGGTAGCCTGAGGCCGTTGGGGGAAACACTGACGCCGCTGATGGAGGGTCCGGACCAAGACGGAGCGGAAATCGGAGAGTCGAAGAGAagcgggtcgggtttgggtcaGTGGATGAAAGGACAACTGGGTAGAACTCCTTCAGTGACAGCTTCTTCCATGggttacaacaacaacaacagcaacagcagCAACAGAAGGTCTGATCTCAGAATATTGCTTGGTGTAATGGGTGCTCCACTTGCTCCTCTCCACGTCAGCACCACTGACCCTTTGCCTCACCTTAGTATCAAGGACACCCCCATt GAAACTTCCTCTGCTCAGTACATATTGCAGCAGTACACGGCAGCTTCTGGTGGGCAGAAGCTGCAGAACTCGATTAAAAATGCGTATGCAATGGGAAAGCTTAGGATGGTAGCTTCTGAGTTTGAAACTGCCACTAAGGTGATGAAGAATCGGAATCCTTCTAGATGTGCTGAGTCGGGCGGGTTTGTGCTCTGGCAGATGAATCCAGATATGTGGTATGTGGAGCTTGCGGTTGGGGGAAGTAAGGTTCACGCAGGCTGCAATGGCAAGCTTGTTTGGAGGCACACGCCCTGGCTTGGTGCCCACACTGCAAAAGGCCCTGTGAGGCCTCTGCGTCGTGCACTTCAG GGGCTTGATCCTAGAACCACTGCTGGTATGTTTGCGGATGCTAGATGCATAGGAGAGAAGAAGATCAACAGCGAGGATTGCTTCATTCTGAAGCTTTGTGCTGACCCTCAGACATTGAAGGGGAGGAGTGAAGGTCCGGCGGAGATAATTAGGCATGTCTTGTTTGGCTACTTCAGCCAGAAGACTGGGCTTCTTGTTTACATGGAGGATTCACATCTGACGCGTATCCAATCCAATGGTGGAGATTCAGTTTACTGGGAAACTACAATCAATTCATTCCTTGATGATTACAGGTCTGTTGAGGGGATCATGATCGCCCACTCTGGGCGTTCCGTGGTGACCCTTTTCAGATTTGGTGAGATGGCAATGAGTCATACCAAAACAAGGATGGAAGAAGCATGGACAATTGAAGAGGTTGCATTTAATGTTCCGGGTCTGTCGGTAGACTGCTTCATCCCCCCAGCAGATTTGAGATCTGGGTCCATCGGTGAGACATGTGAGCTCCCTCACGATGAAAGAGGAAAAGGGGCGATTGCACTAGCAGCACATCGGGCCAAAGTAGCTGCACTGGAGAAAGAACATGACGGATCCATTGATAACATGATTTGGAAGATGGAAGTCTAA